A genomic stretch from Petrimonas mucosa includes:
- a CDS encoding MATE family efflux transporter, translating into MNITKVLSQNNTNDPHLLGRGDIRKLLAQYSLPAIIGMVITSLYHIVDSIFIGHGIGAAALSGMAVTFPIMNILIAFSTLVGVGGATLTSIRLGEKDEEDARSILGHVAVVNSVNGIVLGVVSLIFLDPILKTFGASETLLPYARDFLSVYMMGVPVGYVFIGLNNIMRVTGYPRKAMLSSFLTVAVNVLLAPLFIFVLGWGMKGVALATVLSQLTGLIWVLIHFFDKRSFIRFDVKRFRLSSRTVLNMMAIGVSPFLMNLTASLVVSIINFGLMKHGGDLAVGAYGIINRINYLFGMIVIGLTMGMQPIVGYNYGARQLDRSFKALRYTIVAGTVIMIFGLLCSQIFPHLIMGMFTSDSELLDIAIRGLRITTIFFPVIAVQMVISNFFQSVGKAKIAIFLSLTRQLIFLIPLLLLLPGYFGVDGVFMSMPAADMISFFVTVLTFAYQYRGMRART; encoded by the coding sequence TGTTGGGTAGGGGCGACATTCGGAAACTTCTCGCACAATATTCGTTACCTGCAATTATCGGTATGGTCATCACCTCCCTCTACCATATCGTGGACAGTATCTTTATTGGGCATGGTATCGGTGCGGCTGCACTTTCCGGAATGGCTGTCACCTTCCCCATAATGAATATCCTTATCGCATTTTCCACTCTGGTGGGCGTGGGAGGCGCAACACTCACCTCCATCAGACTTGGCGAGAAGGATGAGGAGGATGCCCGGAGCATCCTCGGTCATGTGGCCGTTGTAAACAGTGTGAACGGTATAGTGCTCGGGGTAGTCAGTCTGATTTTCCTCGATCCGATCTTGAAAACTTTTGGAGCCAGCGAGACCTTGTTGCCCTATGCGAGAGATTTCTTGTCGGTATACATGATGGGGGTTCCCGTGGGGTATGTCTTCATCGGGCTGAACAATATCATGCGGGTGACCGGCTATCCGAGAAAGGCGATGCTCTCCTCTTTTCTGACGGTTGCTGTCAACGTCCTGTTGGCGCCACTCTTCATTTTTGTTCTTGGCTGGGGAATGAAAGGGGTAGCATTGGCTACCGTGCTCTCCCAGTTGACAGGACTGATCTGGGTGCTGATCCATTTTTTCGACAAGCGGAGTTTTATCCGTTTTGATGTGAAGCGGTTCAGATTGTCGTCGCGGACTGTACTCAACATGATGGCCATCGGTGTTTCGCCTTTTCTGATGAACCTCACCGCCAGTCTCGTCGTTTCAATCATCAATTTCGGCTTGATGAAACATGGCGGTGACCTTGCCGTCGGAGCATACGGAATCATCAACCGGATCAACTACCTGTTCGGCATGATCGTGATTGGATTGACGATGGGTATGCAGCCGATTGTGGGGTACAACTATGGTGCAAGACAGCTCGACCGATCGTTCAAGGCGCTTCGCTATACGATCGTGGCCGGTACAGTGATCATGATCTTTGGACTGCTATGTTCCCAAATCTTTCCCCACCTCATCATGGGGATGTTTACCAGCGACAGTGAACTGCTGGATATCGCCATCCGGGGACTTAGGATCACCACCATCTTTTTTCCGGTGATCGCGGTGCAGATGGTGATCAGCAACTTCTTCCAGTCGGTGGGAAAAGCCAAGATTGCCATATTCCTCTCGTTGACCCGCCAGTTGATCTTTCTGATTCCGCTCCTGCTTTTGCTTCCCGGTTATTTCGGGGTGGATGGTGTCTTTATGAGCATGCCTGCAGCCGATATGATCTCCTTCTTTGTTACGGTGCTGACCTTCGCCTACCAGTATAGGGGGATGCGGGCCAGAACGTAA
- a CDS encoding endonuclease/exonuclease/phosphatase family protein: protein MKKVMLFALGLCLTLSPIFAGKPSGKELIIASYNLRMDTPSDGENSWSHRKEMVKELIRFYDFDIVGTQEGFKHMLDDILELGNYAYVGVGRDDGQDAGEHSAILYRKDRFEVLESGNFWYSETPEVPGKGWDAVCCNRICSWAKFKERRTGTSFFVFNSHFDHQGKEARKNSSLLLIRKIKEIAGDATVFVTGDFNAVPDAEPIRLIHESGLLLDSYEVTEEPPYGTVGTFNSYRLDSPVKNRIDYIWVTHNVKVKKYGVLNDLPYFRFPSDHFPVMIKAEIPKKK, encoded by the coding sequence ATGAAAAAAGTGATGCTATTTGCACTCGGGTTGTGTCTGACCTTGTCGCCGATCTTTGCCGGAAAGCCATCCGGCAAGGAGCTGATCATCGCCTCCTACAACCTCAGGATGGACACCCCCAGCGACGGGGAAAACTCCTGGAGCCACCGGAAAGAGATGGTGAAGGAGCTGATTCGATTCTACGATTTCGACATTGTGGGGACCCAGGAAGGGTTCAAACATATGCTCGACGACATTCTCGAACTGGGCAACTACGCCTATGTGGGTGTGGGTCGAGATGACGGACAGGATGCCGGTGAACACTCCGCCATTCTTTACCGGAAAGACCGTTTCGAGGTGTTGGAATCGGGTAACTTCTGGTATTCAGAAACGCCGGAAGTTCCGGGCAAGGGATGGGATGCCGTCTGCTGCAACCGGATCTGCTCTTGGGCCAAGTTCAAGGAGAGGAGAACAGGTACCAGTTTCTTCGTCTTCAACTCCCACTTCGATCATCAAGGCAAGGAGGCAAGAAAGAACTCCTCTCTTTTACTGATCAGGAAGATCAAGGAGATCGCAGGCGATGCCACAGTATTTGTCACGGGCGACTTCAATGCGGTTCCCGATGCAGAGCCCATCCGGCTGATCCATGAGTCGGGATTGCTGCTGGATTCCTACGAGGTCACCGAAGAGCCCCCATATGGAACTGTGGGCACCTTCAACTCCTACCGGCTTGACTCTCCGGTTAAAAACCGCATCGATTATATCTGGGTAACCCATAATGTGAAGGTGAAGAAATATGGTGTACTGAACGATCTACCCTACTTCCGGTTTCCGTCTGACCACTTCCCCGTGATGATCAAGGCTGAGATTCCGAAGAAGAAGTAA
- a CDS encoding pirin family protein: protein MDKRKATKVIRGEHAIDGAGVRLRRVLGQRNIAEFDPFLMLDGFDSTDPRDYIRGFPWHPHRGIETITYLIKGRVEHGDSLGNRGTIHDLECQWMTAGSGIIHQEMPKESERMLGCQLWVNLPAKDKMTQPAYGDITQDKVALVEEENATVRILAGSYKGKRGVFEGKYVKVKYLDIDLKPDSRWTYNETPNDETLFIYLLEGTLAVDSNLSQFENRSCAVLFTSDNKDSNQYDAIEVLAGEEGARFVLLAAKPLREPVAWGGPIVMNTNEELELAFEELDNGTFIKHEI, encoded by the coding sequence ATGGATAAAAGAAAAGCAACAAAGGTGATCAGGGGTGAACATGCCATTGATGGAGCAGGTGTACGGCTGCGCCGTGTTCTGGGACAACGCAACATTGCCGAATTCGACCCCTTTCTGATGCTCGACGGATTTGACTCCACCGACCCCCGCGACTATATCAGGGGATTTCCCTGGCACCCGCATCGCGGCATTGAGACCATCACCTACCTGATCAAGGGGAGGGTTGAACATGGGGACAGCTTGGGGAACCGGGGTACCATCCACGACCTGGAGTGCCAATGGATGACGGCCGGCTCAGGAATTATCCACCAGGAGATGCCTAAAGAGTCGGAACGGATGCTTGGCTGTCAGTTATGGGTAAATCTGCCGGCAAAGGATAAGATGACCCAGCCGGCCTATGGCGATATCACGCAGGATAAGGTTGCCCTGGTAGAGGAGGAGAATGCCACAGTGCGGATTCTTGCCGGCAGCTACAAAGGGAAAAGGGGAGTCTTCGAAGGGAAATATGTGAAGGTCAAATACCTCGACATCGACCTGAAGCCCGACAGCCGGTGGACCTACAACGAAACACCCAACGACGAGACACTCTTCATCTACTTGCTGGAAGGAACGCTCGCTGTTGACAGCAACCTCTCTCAATTCGAAAACAGGTCGTGCGCGGTACTGTTCACGTCAGACAATAAGGATAGCAACCAGTATGACGCCATTGAGGTCCTTGCCGGAGAGGAGGGCGCCCGGTTTGTGCTGCTGGCAGCTAAACCGCTGAGGGAACCGGTGGCATGGGGCGGTCCCATCGTGATGAACACCAACGAGGAGCTGGAACTGGCTTTTGAGGAGCTTGACAACGGAACATTTATCAAACATGAGATATAA
- a CDS encoding RagB/SusD family nutrient uptake outer membrane protein codes for MKKLLTYFTPILLAILILNSCDLDEYPQATASKIAIFESARGLELYTNSLYDMLPTPYDGVFMIDDNSDIVARNGVDTRIVPNALSPITSSGWSWTNLRNVNYFIENCEKSTVPEKENYLGIAYFFRAYFYFNMVKRFGDVPWIDRPIDVNDDEKLYAGRDNRFEVMEHVLEDLNKAIAMISDKSEPSRTKITKDVARAFKTRVCLYEASFRKYHTQYNQQGSANRWFEEVVKSANEIQGYSLVQGPNAYRELFIQKVPNPDEVILAVTLDANLQVFSSRNRRTISPTYGNRPSLTRRFINTYLMEDGTPFTSKAGYQTTPFIEEVNERDPRLGQTIRMGDYHRTENGVPVVAPPNLEQAYTGYQIIKGCYDERFPYDDESRNENAHLIFRYAEVLLNKAEALAELGTMTAADWTATIGAIRSRAGITGPTLSQLPTEADPYMVDFYQGKFTNPVLLEVLRERAIEMIMEGLRPDDLIRWKLGELFATAPMNGMYVPSLGDHDLNGDGIMDVCFYMGQRPASQANVFVDVTSTGVGRRVLSNGTSGEIIWNPGEREWLDKKYLYPIPEADLLKNPNLGQNPGW; via the coding sequence ATGAAAAAGTTACTGACATATTTCACGCCCATTCTTCTCGCAATATTGATCCTGAACAGTTGCGATCTGGATGAGTATCCCCAGGCAACCGCTTCAAAAATAGCCATATTCGAGTCGGCAAGAGGATTGGAACTCTACACGAACTCGCTTTACGATATGCTCCCCACCCCCTATGACGGCGTCTTCATGATCGATGACAACTCCGACATCGTGGCCCGCAACGGGGTGGATACCCGCATTGTCCCCAACGCCCTGAGCCCCATTACCAGTTCGGGGTGGAGCTGGACAAACCTGAGGAATGTGAACTACTTCATCGAGAACTGCGAAAAGAGTACGGTTCCGGAGAAAGAGAACTATCTGGGCATCGCCTACTTCTTCAGGGCCTATTTCTATTTCAACATGGTGAAGCGATTCGGCGATGTGCCCTGGATCGACAGGCCGATCGACGTGAACGACGATGAGAAACTTTATGCCGGTCGGGACAACCGTTTCGAAGTGATGGAGCATGTACTTGAGGACCTGAACAAGGCGATTGCCATGATATCCGACAAGTCGGAACCCTCCCGCACTAAAATTACCAAGGATGTGGCAAGGGCTTTCAAGACGAGAGTATGTCTCTACGAAGCCTCCTTCAGAAAATACCATACCCAGTACAATCAACAGGGAAGCGCCAACCGCTGGTTCGAGGAGGTGGTAAAGAGCGCCAACGAGATCCAGGGCTACTCCCTGGTACAGGGTCCCAACGCCTACCGGGAGCTCTTTATCCAGAAAGTCCCCAATCCTGATGAGGTGATTCTTGCCGTGACACTCGATGCCAACCTCCAGGTTTTCAGCTCGCGAAACCGCAGGACCATCAGTCCCACCTACGGCAACCGTCCCTCGCTGACCCGCCGCTTCATCAACACCTACCTGATGGAGGATGGTACCCCCTTCACCAGCAAGGCTGGTTACCAGACCACACCCTTTATCGAAGAGGTGAATGAGAGGGATCCCAGATTGGGACAAACCATCAGGATGGGCGATTACCACCGGACCGAGAATGGAGTACCGGTCGTCGCACCGCCCAACCTCGAACAGGCCTACACGGGCTACCAGATCATCAAGGGTTGTTATGACGAGCGGTTCCCTTACGACGATGAAAGCCGCAACGAAAACGCCCACCTGATCTTCAGGTATGCCGAGGTGCTACTGAACAAGGCGGAGGCACTGGCAGAACTGGGTACCATGACTGCTGCCGACTGGACAGCTACCATTGGTGCCATCCGTTCACGTGCCGGCATCACCGGTCCGACATTGTCGCAACTTCCCACCGAAGCCGATCCCTACATGGTAGACTTCTACCAGGGCAAGTTCACCAACCCGGTACTGCTGGAGGTGCTTCGTGAAAGAGCGATTGAAATGATCATGGAAGGTCTCCGCCCCGACGATCTGATCCGCTGGAAACTGGGAGAACTGTTTGCCACCGCTCCCATGAACGGGATGTATGTCCCCAGCCTCGGCGATCATGACCTGAACGGTGACGGCATCATGGATGTCTGCTTCTACATGGGACAGAGACCTGCCTCGCAGGCTAACGTCTTTGTGGATGTCACCTCTACCGGTGTAGGACGCAGGGTTCTCTCCAACGGAACATCGGGAGAGATTATCTGGAACCCGGGTGAAAGGGAGTGGCTCGACAAGAAATACCTCTACCCGATCCCCGAAGCCGACCTGCTGAAGAACCCCAACCTGGGCCAGAATCCGGGATGGTAA
- a CDS encoding glycoside hydrolase family 3 C-terminal domain-containing protein, translated as MAGINLAPSSIGEREMRDTHLPRFRMAVRDAGIYAVMPSYNEVDGVPAHANRWLLHQILREEWQFEGVVFSDYAGIMMLDHFHHTASSAKEAALQALQAGVDVEAPFPWGYAQLKELLDEGRVTEAMIDRAVSRILRIKFMMGLFEKPYIDPARVREAVRTPEHLKLAREVAEESIVLLKNEGGLLPLDPKRLKSIAVIGPNAHQVQFGDYSPTRSNQHGVTVLQGIREVAGKELQIRYAKGCDITGNDRSGFDEAILAASQSDLVILVMVHGRPYAIAWEKAHLPAILETWYPGEEGGRAVANILFGITNPSGRLSMSIPQSVGHVPVYYSHKPSGRGYYRDPGSPEKPGHDYVFASTEPLFSFGYGLSYTTFRYDDLQVERDRYRGFPAPPHQRGRGG; from the coding sequence GTGGCCGGAATCAACCTGGCCCCCTCCTCCATCGGAGAGCGGGAGATGCGAGACACCCACCTGCCACGGTTCCGGATGGCGGTCAGGGATGCAGGCATCTACGCGGTGATGCCCTCCTACAACGAGGTGGACGGGGTGCCGGCTCATGCAAACCGGTGGCTGCTGCACCAGATACTGAGGGAGGAGTGGCAGTTTGAAGGAGTTGTCTTTTCCGACTATGCCGGCATCATGATGCTGGACCATTTTCACCATACCGCCTCTTCTGCAAAGGAGGCCGCCCTCCAGGCACTGCAGGCGGGGGTGGATGTGGAGGCTCCCTTCCCCTGGGGTTACGCCCAGTTGAAGGAGTTGCTGGATGAGGGAAGGGTGACCGAAGCCATGATTGACAGGGCGGTGAGCCGCATCCTGCGGATCAAGTTCATGATGGGGCTGTTTGAGAAGCCCTATATCGATCCGGCCAGGGTGAGGGAGGCGGTCAGGACTCCAGAACATTTGAAGTTGGCCAGAGAGGTGGCGGAGGAGTCGATCGTCCTGCTGAAGAATGAGGGCGGATTGTTGCCGCTAGATCCGAAGAGACTGAAATCGATTGCGGTGATCGGCCCCAATGCCCACCAGGTGCAGTTTGGCGACTACAGCCCCACCCGGAGCAACCAGCATGGGGTAACGGTGCTCCAGGGCATCCGGGAAGTTGCTGGGAAAGAGCTGCAGATCCGCTATGCAAAGGGGTGTGATATCACCGGAAACGACAGAAGCGGATTTGACGAGGCGATCCTGGCAGCCAGTCAGAGCGATTTGGTAATCCTGGTGATGGTACACGGCAGACCCTATGCCATTGCTTGGGAGAAGGCACATCTGCCGGCCATCCTGGAGACGTGGTACCCTGGTGAAGAGGGGGGTAGGGCGGTGGCCAACATCCTCTTCGGAATAACCAACCCCTCCGGCCGGCTCTCCATGTCGATCCCCCAGTCGGTAGGCCACGTGCCGGTCTACTACAGCCATAAACCGTCCGGGCGGGGCTATTACCGTGATCCGGGAAGCCCGGAAAAACCGGGCCACGATTATGTCTTTGCCTCCACCGAGCCGCTCTTCAGCTTCGGATATGGCCTCTCCTACACCACCTTCCGTTATGACGACCTGCAGGTGGAGCGGGACCGCTACCGGGGCTTCCCGGCTCCTCCTCACCAGAGGGGGAGGGGAGGCTGA
- a CDS encoding ABC-F family ATP-binding cassette domain-containing protein: protein MSIIVSDLTYHYLDQPNLFESISFSIPTGGKVSLVGNNGVGKSTLLKLLARQLEPSSGNIRTVSPPYYVPQQIDISEQTVADALGVADKIDALHAIYAGSVDQLHYDILDDEWEVEDNCRTALDHWHLQDIPLELPMERLSGGEKTKVLLAGLTLHQPDIVLLDEPTNHLDLMARKRVYEYISGTRATVVVVSHDITLLNLLDFTYELTRKGIALYGGNYDFYQAQKEVEIHALEQQIDAEQRALRIARRRAEEIRERQEKRRSHGERSKQKGGVARIVLNARRNLSEKSSARLSEKHSGIIENRHQRLARLKEKQLRTGGLKVDFGNTILHDGKVLIRAEELNFGYKKERLIWTSPVDIEIRSGERIHLLGDNGSGKTTLLRLLLGELPPTLGRVIRSDFSHIYLDQEYALANRPLTVLELAEEYNLNHLADHEVRLRLNRALFPEESWNKSCLALSGGERMRLCLCCLMISNQIPDLFILDEPTNNLDLRSLSILTRTIRDYRGTLLVISHDTHFIHEIGISRSFSLPSPSGEEEPGSPGSGPAPPAGRHNGRWCRRGHIRS from the coding sequence ATGAGTATTATTGTAAGTGACCTCACCTATCACTATCTCGATCAGCCCAACCTGTTTGAATCGATCAGTTTTTCCATCCCCACTGGCGGAAAGGTATCGCTTGTGGGCAACAACGGCGTCGGAAAATCCACACTCCTGAAACTGCTGGCTAGACAATTGGAACCTTCGTCGGGCAACATCCGTACTGTTTCACCACCATATTATGTTCCCCAACAGATAGATATTTCTGAACAGACCGTTGCGGATGCTCTTGGCGTAGCCGACAAGATAGATGCTTTGCATGCGATCTATGCAGGATCTGTAGATCAGCTCCATTACGACATCCTGGACGATGAGTGGGAGGTGGAAGACAACTGCCGTACCGCATTGGATCACTGGCACTTGCAGGATATTCCCCTCGAGTTGCCGATGGAGCGGCTAAGCGGCGGAGAGAAGACAAAGGTGCTGCTGGCCGGATTGACTCTCCATCAGCCCGACATTGTCTTGCTGGATGAACCCACCAACCATCTCGACCTGATGGCAAGGAAAAGGGTGTATGAATATATCTCCGGCACAAGGGCAACTGTCGTTGTGGTCAGCCACGACATCACACTGCTCAACCTGCTGGATTTCACCTACGAGTTAACCCGTAAGGGGATTGCCCTCTACGGAGGAAATTACGACTTTTACCAGGCGCAGAAAGAGGTTGAGATCCATGCCCTGGAGCAACAAATCGATGCTGAACAGAGAGCTCTGCGTATTGCGAGGAGGCGAGCAGAGGAGATCCGCGAACGGCAGGAGAAGCGGAGATCGCACGGTGAGCGGAGTAAACAGAAGGGAGGGGTTGCCCGCATCGTCTTGAATGCCCGCCGCAACCTGTCGGAAAAGAGTTCCGCCAGATTGAGCGAGAAACACTCGGGGATCATTGAAAATAGGCATCAACGTCTGGCAAGACTGAAAGAGAAACAACTTCGGACTGGAGGGTTGAAGGTTGACTTTGGCAACACGATACTGCACGACGGGAAAGTACTGATCAGGGCAGAGGAGTTGAATTTCGGCTACAAGAAGGAACGGCTCATTTGGACATCACCAGTTGATATTGAGATACGCAGCGGAGAGAGGATACACCTCCTTGGCGATAACGGCAGTGGCAAGACCACACTGCTCCGTCTCCTGCTGGGAGAGCTACCGCCCACCCTGGGCCGCGTGATACGGTCAGATTTTTCCCATATCTATCTCGACCAGGAGTATGCCTTGGCCAACAGGCCGCTGACAGTGCTGGAGCTGGCCGAGGAGTACAACCTGAACCACCTGGCCGACCATGAGGTCAGGTTGCGGCTCAACCGCGCCCTCTTTCCGGAGGAGAGTTGGAACAAGAGTTGCCTAGCATTGAGTGGAGGAGAAAGAATGCGCCTCTGCCTCTGCTGCCTGATGATCTCCAACCAGATTCCGGACCTCTTCATCCTGGATGAGCCGACCAACAACCTCGACCTTCGGAGCCTGTCTATCCTCACCCGGACCATCAGGGACTACCGGGGAACGCTATTGGTGATCTCGCACGACACCCATTTCATCCATGAGATCGGTATATCGAGGAGCTTCAGCCTCCCCTCCCCCTCTGGTGAGGAGGAGCCGGGAAGCCCCGGTAGCGGTCCCGCTCCACCTGCAGGTCGTCATAACGGAAGGTGGTGTAGGAGAGGCCATATCCGAAGCTGA